Sequence from the Prosthecobacter debontii genome:
GAGCGGGCGCAGGTTGGAGAACTGGCGCAAAAGCTTCAAGAGGTAACCGGAGAGAAGGTGGAGTTGGCCTATGTGGATCAAGGTTACACAGGAGAGCAGCCCGCCGAAGCTGCCCAAACAGAGGGCATCAGGCTGGAAGTGGTGAAACTTCAAGAAGCCAAGAAGGGCTTTGTGCTACTGCCCAGGCGCTGGGTGGTA
This genomic interval carries:
- a CDS encoding transposase; protein product: ERAQVGELAQKLQEVTGEKVELAYVDQGYTGEQPAEAAQTEGIRLEVVKLQEAKKGFVLLPRRWVVERSFAWSARFRRLARDYERLTTSLAGIHWLAFAVLMLNSLFSRVHNTL